The genomic interval GCGGACCCTGCTGAGCCGCCTGCTGCTCGAGCTGCACCATCGGGGCAACGCCAGCAGCCTGGGCGCCGGCCCCGGCCCTAGCATGGGCATGGGGGTCGTGCCCGATCCCTTCGTGGGCCGCGAGGTGACCAGCGCCAAGGGCGACGACGCCTATCTCTACATCCTGCTCATCATGATCTTCTACGCCTGCCTGGCCGGAGGCCTCATCCTGGCCTACACTCGCTCCCGCAAGCTCGTCGAGGCCAAGGACGAGCCGGCGCAGGCCTGCGCCCAGCACGAGTGGGTCCCGGGAGGCGCCCCGGCCGCCGCCGACGCCGAGACTGCGGCCGGCTCGCCCACCGCGGGCCGCCGTCAGCTCGCCCCCGCCGGGCTGCCGGCCCCGGCTCCCGTCCAGGGCACCGAAGGGGTCTAGAACCGCAGCCCCAGCTCGATGGCTCGCTCGCGCTCTCCTCATCTTCTCATCCCTAGGCGCGGCACCGCCTTGCCgccttttcctctcctcccctccccaggctcgCCTCACCTGAGGCCCAGACAGCGCTGAGAGGCCAGGAGACCTTGTCTTGAAGGCCTCTCAAGGAAGAAGCACCAGCCTACCCGCTCCCagccagcctctccctcctctccctcctctgcccccgccccaccctcgCACACCCCACTGCACTAAACTGCCTCTGCTCTCTTGTCTTCAGACAGCCCTGACACCACGCTCCAGCCCTCCGGGAACTGAATCCAACACGTCCAACACTTGGCATTGAACTGAAGCAATGAAGTCTATTCCAGCTCTGGGCCGTCTAACTGGCAGCTGCTCCGGGGTCTGCCAGGGACTGCTCACTCTGCAGAGCCAACGGGCTGGCTGTCAGTGCCAGGCCGACTGTGGCAGCTCCAGCTTCCTGTTGCCTTAGGGACAGAGACAAAGACAATGAAGAGACCTCAGAcatcttttccctccctccctccctctttcagcCGGGAGCTAACAGGACACTGGGACCAGTCTGTGGCATAGAATGGACTTAATGGGGACTGGAGGTGGAGGGGTTCTCAAAAGGGAGGGGAAGACCTGTGACCTCAACTGTATAGTTTTCTTGCATCCATTTGTCATCCCAAAGGTAACTTGCCTGATTTTAAGTAGCTCTGCCATCTTCTGCCGTGGGTAAACATTGCTAAGCATCTTACCCCAGTACTTCCAAATGCCTCTCCTGTATTGATTCAGTTGTTATGGCAGCTGTCTGTTTCATTCGTGAAACGTGAGGCTCAG from Vicugna pacos chromosome X, VicPac4, whole genome shotgun sequence carries:
- the KCNE5 gene encoding potassium voltage-gated channel subfamily E regulatory beta subunit 5, giving the protein MNCSESQRLRTLLSRLLLELHHRGNASSLGAGPGPSMGMGVVPDPFVGREVTSAKGDDAYLYILLIMIFYACLAGGLILAYTRSRKLVEAKDEPAQACAQHEWVPGGAPAAADAETAAGSPTAGRRQLAPAGLPAPAPVQGTEGV